Proteins from a genomic interval of Aureimonas sp. AU20:
- a CDS encoding P1 family peptidase, with the protein MWHAGARNLITDVVGLRVGHAADARLLSGTTAILFDAPASAAVEILGGAPGTRDTELLHPQNLVQGIDALVLSGGSAFGLDAASGVQSHLRSVGRGFEVAGQRVPIVPGAILFDLANGGDKDWALHSPYRELGLAAAQSAGADFALGSAGAGMGATTAVCRGGLGSASAVLSNGATLGALVAVNAVGSPLVGGTRHFWAAPFEMDGEFGDLGLPVPLPADCARPRSKMDPRPGTNTTIAVIATDLRLGKAELKRLAVAAHDGFARALYPAHTDFDGDLVFAAATGARDEVLSAVDRLEFSAAAAAVMARAIARGVFHAASAPAFAALAAWRDLV; encoded by the coding sequence ATGTGGCATGCAGGCGCGCGCAATCTCATCACCGACGTCGTCGGACTGCGCGTCGGCCATGCCGCTGACGCGCGGCTGCTGAGCGGCACGACGGCGATTCTGTTCGACGCGCCGGCCAGCGCGGCGGTTGAGATCCTCGGCGGCGCGCCGGGAACCCGGGACACGGAATTGCTCCATCCGCAGAATCTCGTGCAGGGCATCGACGCACTCGTCCTCTCCGGCGGCTCGGCCTTTGGTCTCGATGCGGCGTCCGGCGTGCAGAGCCATCTACGGTCGGTCGGGCGCGGCTTCGAGGTAGCGGGGCAGAGAGTGCCGATCGTGCCCGGCGCGATCCTGTTCGACCTCGCCAATGGCGGCGACAAGGATTGGGCTCTCCATTCGCCCTACCGCGAACTCGGCCTCGCGGCAGCTCAAAGCGCGGGCGCGGATTTCGCGCTAGGCAGCGCGGGCGCCGGCATGGGTGCGACCACGGCGGTCTGTCGGGGAGGCCTCGGCTCGGCCTCCGCCGTCTTGTCGAACGGCGCGACGCTCGGCGCCCTTGTCGCGGTCAACGCGGTCGGCTCCCCCCTCGTCGGCGGTACGCGGCATTTCTGGGCCGCGCCTTTCGAAATGGACGGCGAGTTCGGCGACCTCGGCCTGCCCGTCCCGCTGCCGGCCGACTGCGCCCGGCCTCGCAGCAAGATGGACCCGCGCCCCGGCACCAACACGACGATCGCCGTGATCGCGACCGACCTGCGCCTCGGCAAGGCGGAGCTGAAGCGGCTCGCCGTCGCGGCCCATGATGGATTCGCCCGCGCGCTCTACCCCGCGCACACAGATTTCGACGGCGACCTCGTCTTCGCCGCCGCGACCGGCGCGCGCGACGAGGTGCTCTCGGCCGTCGACCGGCTCGAGTTCTCGGCGGCAGCCGCCGCCGTCATGGCCCGTGCCATCGCGCGCGGCGTCTTCCATGCTGCCAGCGCCCCTGCATTCGCCGCTCTGGCCGCCTGGCGCGACCTCGTCTGA
- a CDS encoding ABC transporter substrate-binding protein, with protein MSLGSSALSLPARAEGIGLAVPMSGPSALLGRQAADGARSAVAAIDTAAPRIATFDTGCDREGGEAAARRMVDAKAEIAVGFLCVAALEGALPILSSSNIPTIDIGARSDRVLERRERAGWQVWRIAPGTSAEAQALAAFVRERWQGAPFALIEDGSSYGRDLAEGVRELLEAQGLRPLLTDNFRPAEEKQFGLARRIAQSGVRHVLVFGARRDVAIMARDALDVTPDLQIASGESLLDEPGDVPLPDGVVSVASGFDVGWPPSEAPPADEGYARIARVGAEIAIEALRRSKAETRTLADVLGNETFVTSGGLVRFDAQGSADVVPFRSYRWQGDRFQADEEG; from the coding sequence GTGTCTCTCGGTTCCTCCGCGCTGTCCTTGCCGGCGCGCGCGGAGGGGATCGGCCTCGCCGTGCCCATGAGCGGACCCAGCGCCCTTCTCGGCCGTCAGGCAGCGGATGGCGCTCGCAGCGCGGTTGCGGCGATCGACACCGCCGCTCCTCGGATCGCGACGTTCGACACGGGTTGCGACCGCGAAGGGGGCGAAGCAGCGGCCCGGCGGATGGTGGACGCGAAAGCCGAAATCGCAGTGGGCTTCCTTTGCGTGGCCGCGCTCGAAGGCGCGCTACCCATCCTTTCATCATCCAATATTCCAACCATCGACATCGGCGCGCGCAGCGACCGCGTTCTGGAGCGGCGGGAGCGGGCGGGCTGGCAGGTCTGGCGCATCGCGCCCGGCACCAGCGCGGAAGCCCAGGCGCTGGCCGCTTTCGTGCGCGAGCGCTGGCAGGGCGCGCCGTTCGCACTCATTGAGGACGGCTCGTCCTATGGCCGCGATCTGGCGGAAGGCGTTCGGGAACTTCTGGAAGCGCAGGGCCTTCGCCCGCTTCTGACGGATAATTTCCGACCCGCCGAAGAGAAGCAGTTCGGCCTCGCGCGCCGCATCGCCCAAAGCGGCGTGCGCCATGTGCTCGTGTTCGGAGCGCGACGCGATGTCGCGATCATGGCGCGCGACGCGTTGGACGTGACGCCCGATCTGCAGATCGCGAGCGGCGAATCGCTTCTGGACGAGCCGGGAGACGTCCCGCTGCCGGACGGCGTGGTGAGTGTGGCCTCAGGCTTCGACGTCGGCTGGCCGCCCAGCGAGGCGCCGCCCGCCGACGAGGGCTATGCGCGGATCGCGCGTGTCGGCGCCGAGATCGCGATCGAAGCGCTGCGCCGATCAAAAGCCGAGACGCGAACGCTGGCCGATGTCCTCGGCAACGAGACCTTCGTCACTTCAGGCGGTCTCGTGCGCTTCGACGCGCAAGGGTCGGCCGATGTCGTACCCTTCCGCTCCTATCGCTGGCAGGGCGACCGGTTTCAGGCGGACGAAGAGGGCTGA
- a CDS encoding ABC transporter substrate-binding protein yields the protein MTGPSKTLLAATVAALTLSASPAAFAQDAAVKLGFIGGITGPIESLMPPITNATKLAISQVNAAGGIGKNGAKVEMVMGDDGCIDAARASDAADRQVNSEKVAAIVGAMCSGATIAAANAAAIPGGVVMVSPSSTSPAVTALDDKDLVFRTAPSDAYQGEVLARVVKKNGIDEVAVTYVNNDYGTGFAQSFKTAFEAAGGKVAVSQPHEDGKADYRAEIGSLASSGAQALVVLAYVDGSGGRIVNQARETGDFSTFIGGDGMVGAALTNTAGGDEKLILTRPGGTAAAGAELYATAAKEAGFDPSATYAATSYDAAFVLMLALEKTGGSREGLSAALREVASAPGEVILPGEWQKAKALIDEGKDINYEGASGSLEFDAKGDVPGSYDEVTVRDGKIVPVGPAQ from the coding sequence ATGACAGGCCCTTCCAAGACCCTTCTTGCCGCGACCGTGGCCGCCCTGACCCTGTCGGCTTCGCCTGCCGCCTTCGCGCAGGATGCAGCGGTCAAGCTCGGTTTCATCGGCGGCATCACGGGGCCGATCGAGAGCCTCATGCCGCCGATCACCAATGCGACCAAGCTCGCCATCTCGCAGGTGAATGCCGCCGGCGGAATCGGCAAGAACGGGGCCAAGGTCGAGATGGTGATGGGCGACGACGGGTGCATCGACGCTGCCCGCGCCTCCGACGCCGCCGATCGGCAGGTCAATTCCGAGAAGGTCGCTGCGATCGTCGGCGCCATGTGTTCGGGCGCGACGATCGCAGCGGCGAATGCCGCTGCCATTCCCGGCGGCGTGGTGATGGTCTCGCCCTCCTCGACCTCGCCCGCTGTGACCGCGCTGGACGACAAGGACCTCGTGTTCCGCACCGCGCCGTCCGACGCCTATCAGGGCGAGGTTCTGGCCCGCGTCGTGAAGAAGAACGGCATCGACGAAGTCGCCGTCACCTATGTCAACAACGACTACGGCACCGGCTTCGCCCAGTCCTTCAAGACTGCTTTCGAGGCGGCGGGCGGCAAGGTCGCCGTGTCGCAGCCGCATGAGGACGGCAAGGCCGACTACCGCGCCGAGATCGGCTCGCTCGCGTCCTCCGGCGCGCAGGCGCTGGTGGTCCTCGCCTATGTCGACGGCTCGGGCGGTCGCATCGTCAACCAAGCGCGAGAGACCGGCGACTTCTCGACCTTCATCGGCGGCGACGGCATGGTGGGCGCTGCGCTGACCAACACGGCCGGCGGCGACGAGAAGCTGATCCTGACCCGGCCTGGCGGCACGGCAGCAGCCGGGGCCGAGCTCTACGCCACGGCCGCGAAGGAAGCCGGCTTCGACCCTTCGGCAACCTATGCCGCGACGTCCTACGACGCGGCCTTCGTCCTGATGCTGGCGCTGGAGAAGACCGGCGGCAGCCGCGAAGGCTTGTCCGCTGCGCTGCGCGAGGTCGCGAGCGCGCCGGGTGAGGTGATCCTGCCGGGCGAGTGGCAGAAGGCCAAGGCGCTGATCGACGAGGGCAAGGACATCAACTATGAGGGCGCCTCGGGCTCGCTGGAGTTCGACGCCAAGGGCGACGTGCCCGGCTCCTATGACGAGGTCACGGTGCGGGACGGCAAGATCGTTCCGGTCGGCCCGGCGCAGTAA